The following coding sequences are from one Liolophura sinensis isolate JHLJ2023 chromosome 12, CUHK_Ljap_v2, whole genome shotgun sequence window:
- the LOC135479428 gene encoding carbohydrate sulfotransferase 11-like: MGMLERTRREISIRRAQMIEECNKPDIQPLKWSMHEDLFLESMYVDFRNKLVYCSVLKGGSTFWKRLLAITSGFITAKTPYDIPANASHDRYLDNLNQQLPQRVDAILDSSLKFMFTREPYSRLFSCYVDKVFTPRPFYSRLRDSILLLTRPGWDNILQGRSCAVDVSFAEFFRFVVFSVEKNVAVDPHFIPMYQSCRPCEIKYEFLGKMDTFWRDTNFLLHERGLDNFTGLTNQRSDLDSIHDMVDSAFFEREESEKCLPFSKILQVIWKKAVIRGILSTDKVMPARFLNHSAISRTAFQTSLVEAYQASQRDSSRHLNRKYAMIEAYQTVSREDLTTYQNLFRPDFEIFGYESNRSDIFDSSVLNTSFSFFA; encoded by the coding sequence ATGGGCATGTTGGAGAGAACAAGACGAGAAATAAGCATCAGAAGAGCCCAAATGATAGAAGAGTGTAATAAACCCGACATTCAGCCTCTGAAGTGGAGCATGCACGAGGACCTGTTCTTAGAGAGCATGTATGTGGACTTCAGAAACAAACTCGTGTACTGCAGCGTTCTAAAAGGTGGAAGTACATTTTGGAAGCGTCTGTTGGCGATTACCTCCGGATTCATCACCGCCAAGACCCCATATGACATCCCAGCAAACGCATCACACGACCGTTACCTTGACAACCTCAACCAGCAGCTTCCGCAAAGAGTGGACGCCATCTTGGATTCCTCCTTGAAGTTCATGTTTACTCGCGAGCCTTACTCCAGGCTGTTCTCATGCTATGTGGATAAAGTCTTCACCCCACGACCGTTCTATTCCCGCCTCCGAGATTCTATACTTCTCCTAACTCGTCCAGGTTGGGATAACATCCTTCAAGGCAGGTCGTGCGCGGTCGACGTTTCCTTTGCCGAATTCTTCAGGTTCGTGGTGTTTTCGGTCGAGAAGAACGTAGCAGTTGATCCTCATTTCATACCAATGTACCAGTCATGTCGGCCTTGTGAGATAAAATACGAGTTTCTCGGCAAAATGGACACGTTCTGGCGAGACACCAATTTCCTGCTGCACGAGCGCGGCCTGGATAATTTCACTGGACTCACCAACCAGCGCTCTGATTTAGACTCCATCCACGACATGGTTGACAGCGCGTTTTTCGAGCGAGAAGAAAGCGAAAAATGTCTTCCTTTTAGCAAAATTTTGCAGGTTATTTGGAAGAAGGCCGTCATTAGAGGAATACTTTCTACAGACAAAGTTATGCCAGCGCGTTTTCTGAACCATTCTGCGATATCGCGAACTGCTTTTCAAACATCTTTAGTCGAAGCATATCAGGCATCTCAAAGAGATTCAAGTCGGCATTTAAACCGAAAGTACGCTATGATAGAAGCTTACCAGACTGTCTCGCGGGAAGATCTGACGACTTACCAAAATCTTTTCCGCCCTGATTTCGAGATCTTTGGTTACGAAAGCAATCGTTCTGATATTTTTGACAGTAGTGTACTAAACACGTCGTTTTCTTTCTTTGCCTGA